From Cucumis melo cultivar AY chromosome 1, USDA_Cmelo_AY_1.0, whole genome shotgun sequence, a single genomic window includes:
- the LOC103500461 gene encoding probable WRKY transcription factor 53, with product MEFLSLIQELNQGKQLANQLRNHLHPSSSSHGILLVDKILRSYENALLALSAGGGASVNSAIAPVNAAVKDGDVSKKRKLMAKWSEQVKVSSGSAVEGPGCDGFSWRKYGQKDILGSQFPRGYFRCSHRFTQGCLATKQVQKSDNDPTIYDVTYRGRHTCNKALHSTNTPQEHQNSLLQHPIPPKQEEKPLQQLHDPLCFMFSSDPIRVKSENLDNANGGLLQPFCPPSPMFGSEVQDDQSPFRESECSLTFESNDTFGLCCDFETGFVSIPSSMTNISIGDLEEYCSFDNLEMFC from the exons ATGGAGTTTCTCTCTCTAATTCAAGAGCTTAATCAAGGCAAACAACTCGCTAACCAACTCCGTAACCATCttcatccttcttcttcctcccatGGCATTCTCTTAGTCGATAAGATTCTTCGTTCCTACGAAAACGCGCTTTTGGCTCTCTCCGCCGGTGGTGGTGCTTCCGTCAATTCCGCCATTGCTCCGGTCAATGCGGCTGTCAAAGATGGAGATGTATCCAAAAAAAG AAAGTTAATGGCGAAATGGAGTGAACAGGTTAAGGTTTCCTCTGGCTCTGCTGTTGAAGGTCCTGGTTGTGATGGATTTAGTTGGAGAAAGTATGGTCAGAAGGATATTCTTGGATCCCAATTTCCCAG AGGCTATTTTAGATGCTCACATCGCTTTACACAAGGATGTTTAGCAACAAAACAAGTTCAAAAGTCAGACAATGATCCAACCATTTATGATGTAACTTATAGAGGAAGACACACTTGCAACAAAGCCCTTCATTCAACAAACACACCACAAGAACACCAAAACTCATTACTTCAACACCCAATCCCACCAAAACAAGAAGAAAAGCCATTGCAGCAGTTACATGATCCTTTATGTTTTATGTTCAGCTCCGACCCCATTCGAGTAAAATCCGAGAACTTAGACAATGCCAATGGTGGCCTCCTTCAACCATTTTGTCCCCCATCCCCGATGTTCGGTTCTGAAGTTCAAGATGATCAAAGCCCTTTTAGGGAAAGTGAGTGTTCTCTGACGTTTGAATCGAATGATACGTTTGGATTGTGCTGTGATTTCGAAACTGGGTTTGTGTCAATTCCTAGTTCAATGACTAATATTTCGATTGGAGACTTGGAGGAGTATTGTAGTTTTGATAACTTGGAGATGTTCTGTTGA